Proteins encoded within one genomic window of Egicoccus sp. AB-alg2:
- a CDS encoding sugar phosphate isomerase/epimerase family protein → MRFAYGTNGLADHRLGDALALLAHHGYDGVALTLDHHHLDPHAPDLRARVRAVRRDLERHGLTAVVETGGRFVLDPFRKHEPTLLSDDGREQRLALLMTAVEVAADLGSEVVHLWSGRRPDEVSPAVAWDRLVAGCAQLLAAAEDHGIRLAFEPEPGMLVDRLDAWERLRDVLDRHPRFGVTLDLGHCVCLEDDPVATCVRRAGDALFHVQVEDMRRGVHEHLPFGTGELDLPAALAALHDLDYRGLVSVELPRHSHTAHTLVPTSLSALHAADREVAHR, encoded by the coding sequence CTGCGCTTCGCCTACGGCACCAACGGGCTGGCGGACCACCGGCTCGGCGACGCGCTGGCCCTGCTCGCCCACCACGGCTACGACGGCGTCGCGCTCACGCTCGACCACCACCACCTCGACCCGCACGCGCCCGACCTGCGCGCGCGGGTCCGGGCCGTGCGCCGCGACCTCGAACGCCACGGGCTGACGGCGGTCGTGGAGACCGGCGGAAGGTTCGTCCTGGATCCATTCCGCAAGCACGAGCCGACGCTGCTGTCCGACGACGGCCGCGAGCAGCGCCTGGCATTGCTGATGACCGCCGTCGAGGTGGCCGCCGACCTGGGCAGCGAGGTCGTGCACCTGTGGTCGGGTCGGCGCCCCGACGAGGTGTCTCCCGCGGTCGCCTGGGACCGGCTGGTGGCCGGCTGCGCGCAGCTGCTGGCCGCAGCCGAGGACCACGGGATCCGGCTGGCCTTCGAGCCCGAGCCCGGCATGCTCGTCGACCGCCTCGACGCCTGGGAGCGCCTGCGCGACGTGCTGGACCGGCATCCGCGCTTCGGCGTCACGCTCGACCTCGGCCACTGCGTGTGCCTGGAGGACGATCCCGTCGCCACCTGCGTGCGCCGCGCCGGCGACGCGCTGTTCCACGTCCAGGTCGAGGACATGCGCCGCGGAGTCCACGAGCACCTGCCCTTCGGCACGGGTGAGCTGGACCTGCCCGCCGCCCTGGCCGCCCTGCACGACCTCGACTACCGCGGGCTCGTGTCCGTGGAGCTGCCGCGTCACAGCCACACGGCGCACACGCTGGTGCCCACGTCCCTGTCCGCGTTGCACGCCGCCGACCGGGAGGTCGCCCACCGATGA
- a CDS encoding EboA domain-containing protein, with protein MTTTSDTPVPDAAALLAMLDRRLEPDGRAWYEAAVAAVRADPTAVRARFPAVGRELGRRPLAPDADPQDLHIWWVEDAGRAGLLLALGPAVEAELADLYRFGDAAERRGILRALPYLDLADHGVGLVEDALRTNDLRLIAAALGPAADHLDDHAFAQAVLKAVFVGLPLHGVSGLDRRVTPDLSRMLAGYVHERIAAGRDVPAEVWPLIDRHPPADELAAITAELDHPVADRRDAARAALRQRAVRT; from the coding sequence ATGACCACCACCTCCGACACGCCCGTACCCGACGCGGCCGCGCTGCTGGCGATGCTCGACCGGCGCCTCGAACCCGACGGCCGCGCCTGGTACGAAGCCGCCGTCGCCGCGGTCCGCGCCGACCCCACGGCCGTCCGTGCCCGCTTCCCCGCCGTCGGCCGTGAGCTGGGCCGCCGCCCGCTGGCCCCCGACGCCGACCCGCAGGACCTGCACATCTGGTGGGTGGAGGACGCCGGGCGCGCGGGCCTGCTGCTCGCGCTCGGGCCGGCCGTCGAGGCAGAGCTGGCCGACCTGTACCGCTTCGGCGACGCGGCCGAGCGGCGCGGGATCCTGCGGGCACTGCCGTACCTCGACCTCGCCGACCACGGTGTCGGGCTGGTCGAGGACGCGCTGCGGACCAACGACCTGCGCCTGATCGCCGCCGCGCTGGGGCCGGCCGCGGACCACCTCGACGACCACGCCTTCGCGCAAGCGGTGCTGAAGGCCGTGTTCGTCGGCCTGCCACTGCACGGCGTGAGCGGCCTCGACAGGCGGGTCACGCCGGACCTGTCGCGGATGCTGGCCGGCTACGTGCACGAGCGGATCGCCGCCGGTCGCGACGTCCCCGCCGAGGTGTGGCCGCTGATCGACCGGCATCCGCCCGCCGACGAGCTCGCGGCCATCACCGCCGAGCTCGACCATCCCGTCGCCGACCGCCGTGACGCCGCCCGCGCCGCCCTGCGCCAGCGGGCCGTCCGTACCTGA
- a CDS encoding TatD family hydrolase, producing MRLFDPHVHMTSRTTDDYEAMAAAGVRAIVEPAFWLGQPRTNVGSFVDYFDGLLGWEPFRASQFGIRHFCTIALNPKEANDPGLRRDVLELLPRYLAKDGVVAVGEVGYDSATPEEDEAFAAQLELAKAHRLPVLVHTPHRDKLAGTRRTLDVVREAGIDPADVIVDHNNELTVDVVREHGCWAAFSIYPDTKMDEVRMVRLLQQHGTERMLVNSAADWGRSDALKVAKTARAMLDAGFDEDTVDQVVWRNPVEVFGRSGRLDLDTPADGFDATATFAGNSVLRGERPA from the coding sequence ATGCGCCTGTTCGACCCGCACGTCCACATGACCTCCCGCACGACCGACGACTACGAGGCCATGGCGGCCGCCGGGGTGCGCGCGATCGTCGAGCCCGCGTTCTGGCTCGGCCAGCCGCGCACGAACGTCGGCAGCTTCGTCGACTACTTCGACGGCCTGCTCGGGTGGGAGCCGTTCCGGGCCTCGCAGTTCGGCATCCGCCACTTCTGCACGATCGCGCTCAACCCGAAGGAGGCCAACGATCCCGGGCTGCGGCGCGACGTCCTGGAGCTCCTGCCGCGCTACCTCGCCAAGGACGGGGTCGTCGCGGTCGGCGAGGTGGGCTACGACAGCGCGACGCCCGAGGAGGACGAGGCGTTCGCGGCACAGCTCGAACTCGCCAAGGCCCACCGGCTGCCCGTGCTGGTCCACACCCCGCATCGCGACAAGCTCGCCGGCACCCGCCGCACGCTGGACGTCGTGCGCGAGGCGGGGATCGATCCGGCGGACGTCATCGTCGACCACAACAACGAGCTGACCGTCGACGTCGTCCGTGAGCACGGTTGCTGGGCGGCGTTCTCCATCTATCCCGACACCAAGATGGACGAGGTGCGGATGGTGCGCCTGCTCCAGCAGCACGGCACCGAGCGCATGCTCGTCAACTCCGCCGCCGACTGGGGCCGCAGCGACGCGCTGAAGGTCGCCAAGACGGCGCGGGCCATGCTCGACGCCGGCTTCGACGAGGACACCGTCGACCAGGTGGTGTGGCGCAACCCGGTCGAGGTCTTCGGACGCAGCGGGCGGCTCGACCTCGACACCCCGGCCGACGGCTTCGACGCGACGGCGACCTTCGCGGGCAACTCGGTGCTGCGGGGCGAACGGCCCGCCTGA
- the eboE gene encoding metabolite traffic protein EboE yields MRLRHADGSTLHLAYCSNVHAEETPDAIARRLATIAGRIRARTDMARIGVGLWLPAAAAHHLRRDGDARARFRDDLEQAGVEVVTCNAFPYAAFHAPVVKRDVYRPDWADPRRAAFTVDVAHVLADLLPDDVAQGSISTLPLGWRAWLDADGRRAAAEALTDLGRALQDLAEQRGRTVRVGLEPEPGCTLATAAAVTEWVADLSQPMIGVALDACHLAVEFEDPAKTVRRLAQAATPVVKLQVASAMRSADGRLDDHRERLGPYVEPRFLHQTRAAPAPDDGRVPGTDDLPEALAGGLPDGREWRSHVHAPVHRAEGTTQDVLIALLDEVVGGPAPVTTHLEVETYTWTVLPPAERPVTDHDLADALARELTWTRDALLARGCTEITP; encoded by the coding sequence ATGCGCCTGCGACACGCGGACGGCAGCACGCTCCACCTGGCCTACTGCAGCAACGTCCACGCCGAGGAGACCCCGGACGCGATCGCCCGCCGCCTGGCGACGATCGCCGGCCGCATCCGTGCGCGGACGGACATGGCGCGCATCGGCGTCGGGCTGTGGCTCCCGGCGGCCGCCGCCCACCACCTGCGCCGCGACGGCGACGCCCGTGCCCGGTTCCGCGACGACCTCGAACAGGCGGGCGTCGAGGTGGTGACCTGCAACGCGTTCCCGTACGCGGCCTTCCACGCCCCGGTGGTCAAGCGCGATGTCTACCGGCCGGACTGGGCCGATCCCCGGCGCGCTGCGTTCACCGTCGACGTCGCCCACGTCCTGGCCGACCTGCTGCCCGACGACGTCGCGCAGGGCTCGATCTCCACGCTGCCGCTGGGCTGGCGGGCGTGGCTGGACGCCGACGGCCGGCGGGCGGCCGCCGAGGCACTCACCGACCTGGGTCGCGCGCTGCAGGACCTGGCCGAGCAGCGCGGGCGCACCGTCCGCGTCGGCCTGGAGCCGGAGCCCGGCTGCACCCTGGCGACCGCGGCAGCCGTCACCGAGTGGGTGGCGGACCTGAGCCAGCCGATGATCGGGGTCGCGCTGGACGCCTGCCACCTCGCGGTGGAGTTCGAGGACCCCGCGAAGACGGTGCGCCGGCTCGCGCAGGCCGCCACGCCGGTGGTCAAGCTGCAGGTCGCCAGCGCGATGCGCTCGGCCGACGGGCGCCTCGACGACCACCGCGAGCGTCTCGGGCCCTACGTCGAACCCCGCTTCCTGCACCAGACCCGGGCCGCCCCCGCCCCCGACGACGGCCGCGTGCCGGGGACCGACGACCTGCCCGAGGCGCTGGCCGGCGGCCTGCCGGACGGGCGCGAGTGGCGCTCGCACGTCCATGCCCCGGTGCACCGTGCCGAGGGCACGACCCAGGACGTGCTGATCGCGCTGCTGGACGAGGTCGTCGGCGGGCCGGCGCCGGTCACCACGCACCTCGAGGTGGAGACCTACACCTGGACCGTGCTGCCGCCCGCCGAGCGGCCGGTCACGGACCACGACCTCGCCGACGCCCTCGCGAGGGAACTGACCTGGACGCGCGACGCCCTGCTCGCGCGCGGATGCACGGAGATCACGCCATGA